In one Gammaproteobacteria bacterium genomic region, the following are encoded:
- a CDS encoding hypothetical protein (Evidence 5 : Unknown function), giving the protein MADAQTQFKTFHSTILLDLETNNHLREKRDTLLKDLKNNIDPDAPSYSTFQ; this is encoded by the coding sequence ATGGCGGACGCACAAACCCAGTTCAAAACTTTTCACAGTACTATCTTGCTGGACCTCGAAACTAACAACCATTTGCGCGAAAAGCGCGACACGCTGCTTAAGGATTTGAAGAACAATATCGATCCCGATGCACCGTCCTACAGTACCTTTCAATAG